In Aegilops tauschii subsp. strangulata cultivar AL8/78 chromosome 3, Aet v6.0, whole genome shotgun sequence, one genomic interval encodes:
- the LOC109768197 gene encoding hydroxyproline O-arabinosyltransferase RDN2: MHAPARKAAGGGGRGPVASALLLLAVGVFAFLISYSVLAMVLRGGGNGGGGTTGVGTGARDPVVRMPEWMRAAGGARGQRRPFHVALTATDAPYSRWQCRVMYFWYKRMQARPEGADMGGFTRVLHSGKPDGLMDEIPTFVVSPLPAGKDRGYIVLNRPWAFVQWLQQAKIEEEYILMAEPDHIFVKPLPNLAFDNDPAAFPFFYITPSEHEKIIRKYYPEERGPITNVDPIGNSPVIIKKTLLEKIAPTWMNVSLQMKEDQETDKAFGWVLEMYAYAVASALHGVQHILRKDFMIQPPFDKKLDNTFIIHFTYGCDYTLKGVLTYGKIGEWRFDKRSYQDRPPPRNLTLPPPGVPESVVTLVKRVNEATANLPRWDDGL; the protein is encoded by the exons ATGCACGCGCCGGCGAGGAAGGCCGCGGGCGGAGGGGGCCGCGGCCCGGTTGCGTcggcgctgctgctgctggcGGTCGGGGTGTTCGCCTTCCTGATCTCGTACAGCGTGCTCGCCATGGTGCTCCGAGGCGGCGGCAACGGAGGAGGAGGAACTACGGGGGTCGGGACGGGAGCGAGGGACCCGGTGGTGCGGATGCCAGAGTGGatgcgggcggcgggcggcgcgagGGGCCAGAGGCGGCCGTTCCACGTGGCGCTCACGGCCACGGACGCCCCGTACAGCAGGTGGCAGTGCCGGGTGATGTACTTCTGGTACAAGCGGATGCAGGCGCGGCCGGAGGGCGCCGACATGGGCGGCTTCACCCGCGTGCTGCACTCGGGGAAGCCCGACGGCCTCATGGACGAGATCCCCACATTCGTCGTCAGCCCCCTCCCCGCCGGCAAGGACCGT GGCTATATCGTCCTAAACAGGCCATGGGCATTTGTACAATGGCTGCAGCAGGCAAAGATTGAAGAAGA GTACATACTGATGGCAGAACCAGATCATATATTTGTGAAACCTTTACCAAATTTAGCTTTTGACAATGATCCAGCAGCATTCCCCTTCTTTTACATCACACCATCCGAACATGAAAAAATTATCAGGAAATACTATCCTGAAGAAAGGGGTCCAATCACAAATGTTGACCCTATCGGGAATTCCCCTGTAATAATTAAGAAG ACACTGCTTGAGAAGATTGCTCCCACATGGATGAATGTATCACTACAAATGAAAGAGGATCAAGAGACTGATAAGGCTTTTGGATGGGTTTTGGAAAT GTATGCATATGCTGTTGCCAGTGCATTGCATGGGGTTCAACATATCCTTCGTAAAGATTTCATGATCCAG CCACCATTTGATAAGAAGCTCGACAATACATTTATTATCCACTTCACCTATGGATGTGACTATACACTCAAG GGCGTACTGACATATGGAAAAATTGGTGAGTGGAGATTTGACAAGAGATCATACCAAGATAGGCCACCACCAAGAAATCTTACATTGCCCCCTCCAGGAGTGCCAGAAAGCGTG GTTACACTGGTAAAAAGGGTCAATGAAGCTACCGCAAACCTTCCTAGGTGGGATGATGGATTATAA